One window from the genome of Metabacillus flavus encodes:
- a CDS encoding DUF86 domain-containing protein — protein sequence MYFVDREKIEETLKLMEDLLSFFSETDSFETKMEKLALQRLGHLTIECILDTGNALIDGFIMRDPGSYEDIIDILLDEKVIAKDDEAGLKELVFFRKPLIQEYITAETKQLENLLSTHLDILTAFPQKVRTYLMNELGPVSAFKN from the coding sequence ATGTATTTTGTAGACAGGGAAAAAATTGAGGAAACGCTGAAGCTGATGGAAGACCTTCTCAGCTTTTTTTCAGAAACCGATTCTTTTGAAACGAAAATGGAAAAGCTGGCTCTGCAAAGGCTGGGGCATTTGACGATCGAATGCATTCTTGACACCGGCAATGCCCTGATTGATGGATTTATCATGAGGGATCCTGGAAGTTATGAGGATATCATTGATATATTGCTGGATGAAAAAGTAATTGCAAAGGATGATGAGGCTGGTTTGAAGGAACTGGTTTTTTTCAGAAAGCCTTTGATCCAAGAGTATATTACTGCAGAAACAAAGCAGCTTGAAAATCTGCTGAGCACACATTTGGATATACTGACGGCTTTTCCTCAAAAGGTCCGCACGTATCTCATGAATGAGCTTGGTCCGGTATCGGCATTCAAAAATTAA
- a CDS encoding YutD family protein — protein MVTVQNIHYELFKDERDGFNEEAFKARYSDILNKYDYIVGDWGYGQLRLKGFFEDQNQKASYDTKISTLDEYLYEYCNFGCAYFVLRKVRK, from the coding sequence TTGGTAACCGTACAAAATATTCATTATGAACTGTTCAAAGATGAGCGAGACGGCTTTAACGAAGAAGCCTTTAAAGCGCGGTACTCGGACATCTTAAATAAATATGATTACATCGTTGGTGATTGGGGTTACGGTCAGCTTAGGCTGAAAGGATTTTTCGAGGATCAAAACCAGAAAGCCTCTTATGATACCAAAATCAGCACCCTTGATGAGTATCTTTATGAGTACTGTAATTTCGGCTGTGCATATTTTGTTTTACGAAAAGTCCGTAAATAG
- the thrB gene encoding homoserine kinase, with amino-acid sequence MKEGEMLKIKVPGSTANLGPGFDSIGLALSRYLILTVALSDSWFFEAESPETSGLPEGKENLIYQVAERTAAEYGGSLPSCHVKVWSDIPVARGLGSSAAAIVAGVELADALCGLALTLEEKARLASLEEEHPDNAGASVYGGMVIGLHQKDETSIVHLSDFQMDPVVVIPSYKVFTKDARDVLPASLPFKTAVEAGAVGNMLVAAFMTGNWKLAGKMMEKDLLHQPYRGTLTPELELVADAAKEAGAYGTALSGAGPAVICFAKPGDGPRIAELLRKQFAACHVDLLFVPSEGSTVEHFSSYNHSGSL; translated from the coding sequence ATGAAAGAAGGAGAGATGCTGAAAATTAAAGTACCCGGCAGTACCGCAAACCTCGGGCCGGGCTTTGACTCAATCGGCCTTGCTCTCAGCAGGTATCTGATTCTGACAGTAGCTTTATCTGACTCATGGTTCTTTGAAGCGGAGAGTCCTGAAACATCAGGTTTGCCTGAGGGAAAGGAAAATCTGATCTATCAGGTAGCGGAACGGACCGCTGCTGAGTATGGAGGAAGCCTGCCTTCCTGCCATGTTAAGGTATGGAGTGATATTCCTGTAGCAAGAGGACTTGGAAGCAGTGCTGCTGCAATTGTTGCAGGTGTTGAGCTTGCAGATGCCTTATGCGGGCTCGCTCTCACTTTGGAAGAGAAGGCGAGGCTTGCGAGTCTTGAGGAAGAACATCCGGACAATGCAGGGGCATCTGTGTATGGCGGAATGGTGATCGGCCTCCACCAAAAAGATGAAACCAGCATCGTTCACCTGTCTGATTTTCAAATGGATCCGGTTGTCGTCATTCCTTCGTACAAGGTTTTTACGAAGGATGCAAGAGACGTACTGCCAGCCTCCCTGCCATTTAAAACAGCAGTTGAAGCGGGAGCTGTTGGAAATATGCTCGTTGCTGCTTTCATGACAGGCAACTGGAAGCTGGCAGGAAAGATGATGGAGAAGGATTTGCTTCACCAGCCATACAGAGGAACTCTGACACCTGAATTAGAACTCGTCGCAGATGCTGCCAAAGAAGCGGGAGCCTATGGCACCGCGCTAAGCGGAGCAGGACCTGCTGTAATCTGTTTTGCCAAGCCGGGAGACGGACCAAGGATTGCTGAACTGCTTCGCAAGCAATTTGCTGCCTGTCATGTAGATCTCTTATTTGTCCCTTCGGAGGGCAGTACGGTCGAACACTTTTCAAGCTATAACCATTCGGGAAGTTTATGA
- a CDS encoding phosphatidylglycerophosphatase A family protein, producing the protein MDNVEKKARQKMAERGVQITDIAELVYYLQKKYHPNLQMDDCTANVERVLAKREVQNAILTGIQLDELAEKKMLEEPLQGIIESDEGLYGVDEIMAFSIVNIYGSIGFTNYGYIDKEKPGILGFLNDKSTGMCHTFLDDIVGAIAAAASSRLAHRAANTE; encoded by the coding sequence ATGGATAATGTTGAAAAAAAGGCCAGACAAAAGATGGCGGAGCGCGGGGTTCAGATAACCGATATTGCAGAGCTCGTCTACTATTTGCAAAAAAAATATCATCCGAATTTGCAAATGGATGATTGTACAGCCAACGTAGAAAGAGTTCTGGCGAAAAGAGAAGTCCAAAATGCCATTCTGACTGGAATTCAGCTTGATGAACTGGCGGAAAAAAAGATGCTTGAGGAGCCGCTGCAGGGTATTATTGAAAGCGATGAAGGCTTATATGGGGTGGACGAGATTATGGCCTTTTCCATCGTCAATATATATGGATCCATTGGTTTTACCAATTATGGATACATTGATAAGGAAAAACCGGGCATCCTTGGATTTTTAAATGATAAATCCACCGGCATGTGCCACACGTTTCTTGATGATATCGTCGGAGCAATTGCAGCTGCAGCATCGAGCAGGCTTGCTCACCGTGCAGCGAATACTGAATGA
- a CDS encoding homoserine dehydrogenase has translation MKAIQVGLLGLGTVGSGVVKIIREHQDKLQHLVGCPVEVKKVLVREKDKQRMVDVDPSLLTTDPNEVILDKDVDVLIEVMGGIEQTKEYLLAALNEKKQVVTANKDLMALYGSELLAAATKNGCDLFYEASVAGGIPILRSLVDGLASDRITKMMGIVNGTTNFILTKMSKYGSPYSDVLKEAQELGYAESDPTADVEGLDAARKMAILARLGFSMNVDLKDVQVRGISAISDDDINYSKRLGYTMKLIGIAHRHNNKIEVSVEPTLLPDHHPLAAVNDEYNAVYVYGEAVGETMFYGPGAGSLPTATAVVSDLVGVMKNMRLGVNGRSAVSPQYEKQMKKEEEIFAQHFLRIHVKDQVGALAKITGLFSERGVSFEKILQLPLKNSELAEIVIVTHHASQKDFSEIQIQLDELEVVSQVKSTYRVEGNGGV, from the coding sequence ATGAAAGCTATTCAAGTAGGACTGCTCGGATTAGGTACGGTAGGAAGCGGGGTAGTCAAAATCATTCGTGAGCATCAGGACAAGTTACAGCATCTGGTTGGCTGTCCGGTGGAAGTGAAAAAAGTACTCGTTCGCGAAAAAGATAAGCAGCGGATGGTGGATGTAGATCCCTCTTTACTGACAACGGATCCAAATGAAGTAATCTTAGATAAAGATGTAGACGTTTTAATTGAAGTAATGGGCGGAATTGAGCAGACAAAAGAGTATTTGCTGGCTGCTTTGAATGAGAAGAAACAGGTCGTTACGGCTAATAAAGATTTAATGGCTCTTTATGGTTCCGAACTGCTTGCAGCAGCTACCAAAAATGGCTGTGACTTATTTTATGAAGCGAGTGTAGCAGGCGGAATTCCAATCCTGAGAAGTCTTGTGGACGGACTTGCTTCAGACCGGATTACAAAAATGATGGGAATTGTGAACGGTACAACCAATTTCATCTTAACAAAAATGAGCAAGTATGGAAGTCCATATTCAGATGTATTAAAAGAAGCTCAGGAATTAGGCTATGCAGAGTCTGATCCGACAGCAGATGTGGAAGGTCTTGATGCGGCCAGGAAAATGGCGATTCTCGCACGTCTTGGATTCTCCATGAATGTAGATTTAAAGGATGTCCAGGTAAGAGGGATTTCTGCGATTTCAGATGATGATATCAATTACAGCAAACGGCTCGGATATACAATGAAGCTAATCGGTATTGCCCACAGGCATAACAATAAAATTGAAGTGAGTGTTGAGCCGACCCTTCTGCCGGATCATCATCCGCTGGCAGCTGTAAACGATGAATACAACGCTGTATACGTATATGGAGAAGCGGTAGGGGAAACGATGTTCTACGGCCCCGGTGCAGGCAGTCTGCCTACAGCTACAGCCGTCGTTTCTGATTTAGTAGGAGTTATGAAGAATATGAGACTGGGAGTGAACGGAAGAAGCGCTGTTTCTCCACAGTATGAAAAACAAATGAAGAAGGAGGAAGAAATTTTCGCTCAGCATTTTCTAAGAATCCATGTGAAGGATCAAGTGGGGGCATTAGCGAAAATTACCGGTTTGTTTTCAGAGAGGGGAGTAAGCTTTGAAAAAATCCTTCAGCTGCCGCTGAAAAACAGTGAGCTTGCAGAAATCGTCATTGTGACGCACCATGCCTCCCAAAAAGATTTCTCAGAAATTCAGATCCAGCTGGATGAACTTGAAGTGGTTTCTCAGGTCAAAAGCACATATCGGGTCGAAGGGAATGGCGGAGTATGA
- the yutH gene encoding spore coat putative kinase YutH, with protein MKEHFGLQVPGIFKAGSYDAFRVHGTIGIIVPVQQIDEQELYELYYMSQYLQEKREPYVAVFWPSLKGTLSAEKDGRRYTVLKCPDRIVSRGQSAGRELAQFHQRSRSYPYQADKTKRIGQWKDLWERRLDQLEVFWRGKVQAHPLDHFEKLFIESFPYYLGLAENGIQYLVDTELDDEPLFSDAAAICHNRFHSDLWNREFTIKLPTDWVFDHASRDIAEYLRYDFLQNPDQLRNEGGNFLADYDRTAPLSSFSWRLIYSRLLFPIHYFECIEDYYLAPDSEKPNYEKKLQELLQRSAEYEQFLTSYAGMLSMRTKKIQLPVLHWLA; from the coding sequence TTGAAAGAGCACTTTGGCCTTCAAGTACCTGGAATATTTAAAGCGGGAAGCTATGATGCCTTTCGGGTTCATGGCACAATCGGAATCATCGTTCCCGTACAGCAAATCGACGAACAGGAGCTGTATGAGCTTTATTATATGAGTCAGTATTTACAGGAAAAAAGAGAACCATACGTGGCGGTATTCTGGCCGAGTCTGAAAGGAACATTATCTGCAGAGAAGGATGGAAGGCGATACACGGTTTTAAAATGCCCGGATCGTATTGTTTCAAGAGGGCAATCTGCCGGGAGAGAACTGGCTCAATTTCACCAGAGATCGAGAAGCTATCCATACCAGGCAGATAAAACGAAGCGCATCGGTCAATGGAAGGATCTGTGGGAACGAAGGCTTGATCAGCTCGAAGTCTTTTGGAGAGGAAAGGTGCAGGCGCATCCGCTGGACCATTTTGAAAAGTTGTTTATTGAGTCCTTTCCTTATTACCTTGGACTCGCGGAGAACGGGATTCAATACCTTGTTGATACGGAGCTTGATGATGAACCGCTGTTCTCAGACGCAGCTGCCATCTGCCATAACCGGTTTCATTCAGATTTGTGGAACAGGGAATTTACAATTAAGCTGCCGACAGATTGGGTGTTTGATCATGCAAGCCGTGATATTGCTGAGTATTTAAGATATGATTTTCTCCAAAATCCAGACCAGCTAAGAAACGAAGGAGGCAATTTCCTGGCCGACTATGACCGAACTGCACCGCTTTCTTCTTTTTCATGGAGGCTTATTTACAGCCGCTTGCTATTTCCTATTCATTACTTTGAATGCATTGAGGATTATTATTTAGCTCCGGATTCAGAAAAACCGAATTACGAAAAGAAGCTTCAAGAATTATTGCAGCGTTCCGCTGAATATGAGCAGTTTCTAACGTCTTACGCAGGGATGCTTTCCATGAGAACGAAGAAAATCCAGCTTCCTGTCCTCCATTGGCTTGCATGA
- a CDS encoding YhcN/YlaJ family sporulation lipoprotein encodes MNFVKPFVFLTALLLASACQMGEEGQKDMTDQNGSTINVDENKDMYKKTSNESKKEQKTENYGFVRHKKSGLTENGKQTEYYGINREELADTISGLSVQLPGIEEAAVLVTDEEALIAYRGSGKNRDEMADMVSKTAISAVPRYYHVYISDNPSYFDQLQSYSKMDSQSPNADAIISKLIRQMLKSSPQGKSLNKGENANGEGYGEMNENMDEDMKDSYEKTRQQ; translated from the coding sequence TTGAATTTTGTTAAACCGTTCGTTTTCCTGACAGCCCTTCTCCTGGCTTCCGCATGCCAAATGGGTGAGGAAGGGCAAAAAGATATGACCGATCAAAATGGAAGTACCATCAATGTAGATGAGAATAAAGATATGTACAAAAAGACAAGCAATGAAAGCAAAAAGGAGCAGAAAACAGAGAACTACGGGTTTGTCCGGCATAAAAAAAGCGGTTTGACAGAGAACGGCAAACAGACAGAGTATTATGGAATTAACCGCGAAGAGCTTGCTGATACAATCAGCGGGTTATCCGTTCAGCTCCCTGGTATTGAGGAAGCGGCAGTCCTTGTAACAGATGAAGAAGCTTTGATTGCTTATCGGGGCAGCGGCAAAAATAGAGATGAAATGGCTGATATGGTGAGCAAAACGGCTATTTCTGCCGTTCCCCGCTATTATCATGTATACATTTCCGATAATCCATCTTATTTTGACCAGCTTCAATCGTACAGTAAAATGGACTCCCAAAGTCCGAATGCCGATGCGATTATTTCCAAACTGATCCGGCAGATGCTTAAAAGTTCTCCACAGGGCAAAAGCTTGAATAAAGGGGAAAATGCAAACGGCGAGGGTTATGGAGAAATGAATGAGAACATGGATGAGGATATGAAGGACTCTTACGAGAAAACACGGCAGCAATAA
- a CDS encoding DUF3055 domain-containing protein, which produces MERFFLYDEVDSTKTRFVSFTGEHQRFDLALLHTNRYYGKMIVLNLQSSRFAIVGTDDLDEPGYIEQAFELSEEEAAELREFLYETV; this is translated from the coding sequence ATGGAGCGATTTTTTTTATATGATGAGGTAGATTCAACAAAAACAAGGTTTGTCAGTTTCACTGGCGAGCATCAGCGCTTTGATTTAGCCTTGCTGCATACGAACCGGTACTATGGCAAAATGATTGTGCTCAACCTCCAAAGCAGCCGGTTTGCGATTGTTGGTACAGATGACTTAGATGAACCCGGCTATATTGAGCAGGCATTCGAGCTTTCAGAGGAGGAGGCAGCAGAACTTAGAGAGTTTCTGTACGAAACCGTTTAA
- a CDS encoding TIGR01457 family HAD-type hydrolase: MKSYKGYLIDLDGTMYKGTEKIEEAGQFVKLLNEKGIPYLFVTNNSSATPEKVAEKLNAFDIPAAPEQVFTTSQATANYMHEQKPGGTVYVIGEEGIRQALEEKGFSSGDERADFVVVGIDREITYEKLAAACLAVRNGAQFISTNGDIAIPTERGLLPGNGSLTSVITVSTQVQPVFIGKPEPIIMEQALEVLGVPKEDTLMVGDNYATDILAGIRTGMDTLIVHTGVTLKEHLEEVDVQPTYAVHSLEEWFKNI, from the coding sequence ATGAAATCATATAAAGGCTATTTAATTGACTTAGATGGCACGATGTATAAGGGTACGGAAAAGATCGAGGAAGCAGGACAGTTTGTTAAACTGCTGAACGAAAAGGGTATTCCCTATCTATTTGTAACAAACAATTCTTCGGCCACTCCTGAAAAAGTAGCCGAAAAGCTGAATGCCTTCGATATTCCTGCGGCTCCGGAGCAGGTCTTTACCACATCTCAAGCCACTGCCAATTATATGCATGAACAAAAACCTGGCGGAACCGTGTATGTAATTGGAGAAGAGGGAATCAGACAGGCTCTGGAAGAAAAGGGTTTTTCCTCAGGGGATGAACGGGCTGATTTCGTGGTAGTCGGAATAGACCGGGAAATTACATATGAAAAGCTTGCAGCCGCATGCCTTGCTGTCAGAAACGGTGCACAGTTTATTTCAACGAACGGTGATATTGCCATTCCAACAGAGCGCGGGCTCCTTCCGGGAAATGGTTCTCTGACTTCTGTTATCACTGTTTCTACTCAAGTACAGCCTGTCTTTATCGGCAAGCCTGAGCCCATTATTATGGAGCAGGCACTTGAGGTACTTGGAGTTCCAAAAGAGGATACGCTCATGGTTGGGGATAATTATGCAACAGACATTCTGGCTGGCATCAGGACTGGAATGGACACTCTTATTGTCCATACCGGCGTCACGCTTAAAGAGCATCTTGAAGAAGTGGATGTTCAGCCAACTTATGCCGTTCATTCACTCGAAGAATGGTTCAAAAACATATAA
- the lipA gene encoding lipoyl synthase: protein MAKQEEHLRKPEWLKIKLNTNENYTGLKKLMREQKLNTVCEEAKCPNIHECWAVRRTATFMILGSVCTRACRFCAVKTGLPTELDLQEPERVADSVAVMNLKHAVVTAVARDDLKDGGSQVFAETVRAIRRKSPFTTVEVLPSDMGGSYENLKNLMDARPDILNHNIETVKRLTPRVRARAKYDRSLELLRRSKELQPDIPTKSSIMIGLGETKEEIIETMDDLRANHVDIMTIGQYLQPTKKHLKVQKYYHPDEFAELKEIALSKGFSHCEAGPMVRSSYHADEQVNEASKQRQANA from the coding sequence TTGGCCAAACAAGAGGAACATTTACGTAAACCGGAATGGTTAAAAATAAAACTGAATACGAATGAAAATTACACGGGCCTAAAGAAATTAATGAGGGAGCAAAAGCTCAACACGGTCTGTGAAGAAGCAAAATGCCCGAATATTCATGAATGCTGGGCGGTTAGACGTACAGCTACCTTTATGATTTTAGGTTCCGTATGTACGCGTGCATGCCGCTTCTGTGCGGTTAAAACAGGCCTGCCAACAGAGCTTGATCTTCAGGAGCCGGAACGTGTAGCAGATTCTGTTGCGGTTATGAACCTTAAGCACGCCGTTGTAACGGCTGTTGCAAGAGATGATCTTAAAGATGGCGGATCACAGGTATTTGCAGAAACTGTTCGTGCAATCCGCAGAAAAAGTCCGTTCACAACAGTAGAAGTGCTTCCATCAGATATGGGCGGTTCGTATGAAAACCTTAAAAACCTTATGGACGCGCGTCCTGATATTCTGAACCATAATATCGAGACTGTTAAGCGTCTTACGCCAAGAGTCCGGGCCCGTGCGAAATACGACCGTTCTCTTGAACTGCTTCGGCGTTCCAAAGAACTTCAGCCCGATATTCCGACGAAAAGCTCTATTATGATTGGTCTCGGAGAAACAAAGGAAGAAATCATTGAAACGATGGACGATTTGCGTGCAAATCATGTAGATATCATGACAATCGGCCAGTATCTGCAGCCTACGAAAAAGCACTTGAAAGTTCAAAAATACTATCATCCTGATGAGTTTGCAGAATTGAAAGAAATCGCTCTTTCTAAAGGATTCAGCCACTGTGAAGCAGGCCCGATGGTCCGTTCTTCTTACCATGCTGATGAGCAGGTAAACGAAGCATCCAAGCAGCGTCAGGCAAACGCATAA
- a CDS encoding EAL domain-containing protein, with the protein MFRDFCTTNAKRITKWSKVLLPYTYLKYFPPQFILRNPLLEGVYDAVIDGKKVAGIVINFTNIKEFISQLDSSQEKEFCLRFKKQTKFILETSEFQNDILVVHDYYNKGLTVFLKIDENKQSVPYIEQFIGYFVSMIQKWLSQEYPYIHFTSESGYMFVDRTKGSTHEAILRTQQQAADMAEKRIHSKYIDMMLNMRDIVQKQKIRLLAQPIIELDTNRVHAWEILTRGPEGTPLENPLQLFSVARQTNMVYDLEMLILEKAMLLVEETRTQEDIYINFTPLTLGNKRFVASVKKAFERHPAVNPQNIILEITERDSIEGMAFFKDNISDLRNIGIRIAVDDTGAGYASLHTISEVLPDIIKIDRSVIENIDTNRVKESMLKGLLLIARETGSLVVAEGIEKKEEADVLTRNRVDLAQGYFYAKPGLLQKERVAF; encoded by the coding sequence ATGTTCCGTGATTTTTGTACTACAAACGCTAAGCGGATTACCAAATGGAGTAAAGTTTTACTCCCATATACCTATTTAAAATATTTCCCTCCGCAATTCATCTTGCGGAATCCGCTGCTCGAAGGGGTTTATGATGCTGTCATCGACGGAAAAAAAGTAGCGGGAATTGTCATAAATTTTACGAACATAAAAGAATTTATTTCACAGCTGGACTCTTCTCAGGAGAAGGAGTTCTGTCTGAGGTTTAAAAAGCAGACTAAATTCATACTGGAGACGTCTGAGTTTCAGAATGATATACTTGTGGTGCACGATTATTATAATAAAGGCTTGACCGTTTTTTTGAAAATTGATGAAAATAAGCAAAGCGTCCCCTATATCGAACAATTCATCGGATATTTTGTATCTATGATTCAAAAGTGGCTTTCTCAAGAATATCCTTATATTCATTTTACAAGTGAATCCGGTTATATGTTCGTTGACAGAACAAAAGGATCCACCCACGAGGCGATCTTAAGAACCCAGCAGCAGGCCGCTGATATGGCTGAAAAACGGATCCATTCCAAATATATCGATATGATGCTCAACATGAGAGACATTGTCCAAAAGCAGAAAATCAGGCTCCTTGCCCAGCCGATTATTGAACTGGATACGAACAGGGTACACGCTTGGGAAATCTTAACGAGAGGCCCTGAAGGCACACCTCTTGAAAATCCGCTCCAATTATTTTCAGTCGCAAGGCAAACCAATATGGTCTATGATCTCGAAATGCTGATTTTGGAAAAAGCCATGCTTCTCGTTGAAGAAACGCGTACACAAGAGGATATCTACATCAATTTCACCCCCCTTACTTTGGGGAACAAGCGGTTTGTTGCTTCTGTAAAAAAAGCATTCGAACGTCATCCTGCTGTAAATCCGCAGAATATAATTCTGGAAATTACAGAGCGGGATTCCATTGAGGGAATGGCTTTCTTTAAGGATAATATCAGCGACTTGAGGAATATTGGAATCCGCATTGCTGTTGATGATACAGGAGCGGGCTATGCCAGTCTGCATACAATCAGCGAAGTACTGCCGGATATCATCAAGATTGACCGGTCGGTTATTGAAAATATTGATACGAACCGGGTAAAGGAATCGATGCTTAAAGGACTTCTTCTTATCGCAAGAGAAACAGGATCGCTTGTAGTGGCTGAGGGCATCGAAAAGAAAGAAGAGGCTGATGTACTGACCAGAAATAGGGTAGACTTGGCACAGGGCTATTTTTATGCCAAGCCTGGATTGCTTCAAAAAGAACGGGTAGCCTTCTAA
- the thrC gene encoding threonine synthase, with product MSWDGLLKAYKDYLPVNERTPDLTLNEGNTPLIRLSNLSEQYGVDWYVKTEGTNPTGSFKDRGMVMAVAKAKEEGSNTVMCASTGNTSAAAAAYAARAGMKSIVVIPEGKIAFGKLAQAVMYGAEIYSIPGNFDDALKIVRSVCAKLPITLVNSVNPYRLEGQKTAAFEVCDALGSAPDILSIPVGNAGNISAYWKGFTEYHEKKQTGLPQMRGFEAEGAAAIVRNQVINQPETIATAIRIGNPASWELAVAAADQSGGKIDEVTDDEILEAYRLIARKEGIFAEPASCASIAGVIKQLKSGELPKGIRIVSVLTGNGLKDPNTAIDYNEIKPILLPNEEDSILERLKGVQPV from the coding sequence ATGAGCTGGGACGGACTGTTAAAGGCATACAAGGATTATCTGCCGGTTAATGAGCGGACACCTGACCTGACCTTAAATGAAGGCAATACGCCCCTGATTCGCCTGTCTAACCTGTCCGAACAGTACGGAGTTGACTGGTATGTGAAAACAGAGGGAACGAATCCGACAGGGTCCTTTAAAGACCGCGGTATGGTCATGGCCGTTGCCAAAGCGAAAGAAGAGGGAAGCAATACCGTCATGTGCGCTTCCACGGGAAACACTTCCGCGGCAGCCGCAGCCTATGCGGCAAGAGCGGGGATGAAAAGCATTGTCGTCATTCCTGAAGGGAAAATTGCTTTTGGAAAGCTTGCGCAGGCGGTGATGTACGGAGCAGAGATTTACTCCATTCCCGGGAATTTTGATGATGCTCTAAAGATTGTCCGAAGTGTATGCGCAAAGCTTCCGATTACATTGGTGAATTCTGTGAATCCATACAGGCTTGAAGGACAAAAGACAGCGGCCTTCGAAGTCTGTGATGCATTAGGAAGCGCACCGGATATCCTATCCATTCCTGTCGGAAACGCAGGCAATATTTCTGCTTACTGGAAGGGATTTACGGAATATCACGAGAAAAAGCAAACCGGATTGCCCCAAATGAGAGGATTTGAGGCGGAAGGTGCGGCAGCTATTGTTCGTAATCAGGTCATCAATCAGCCGGAAACGATTGCAACGGCTATCCGAATCGGCAACCCTGCCAGCTGGGAGCTTGCCGTTGCAGCGGCAGACCAGTCAGGGGGAAAAATTGATGAGGTAACGGACGATGAAATACTGGAGGCATACAGGCTTATCGCAAGAAAAGAGGGTATTTTTGCAGAGCCTGCCTCCTGCGCATCTATTGCAGGGGTCATTAAACAGCTGAAGAGCGGAGAGCTTCCAAAAGGAATCCGGATTGTTTCCGTTCTGACAGGAAATGGCCTGAAGGATCCGAATACAGCTATTGATTATAATGAAATCAAACCAATTCTTCTCCCGAATGAAGAAGACAGTATTTTGGAGCGTCTTAAAGGAGTACAGCCGGTATGA